From Bradyrhizobium sp. sBnM-33:
AGGAATTCGTCACCTCGATGCCGAATACCTACGGCGCACTGCTCAAATCGATCATCGAAGCCACCGCGTACGCGCACAAGGCGGAGAACCGTAAGGAGATTGCCGCTGCGATCGCGCCGGCGAACTATCTCAATCAGCCGCCGATCGTGCTGGAGCAGGTTTTGACCGGCACCTTCGCCGATGGGCTGGGCAACATCGTCACGCAGCCGAACCGCGTCGATTTCGATCCATTCCCGTGGCAGTCGTTTGCGGTGTGGATCATGACCCAGATGAAGCGCTGGGGGCAGATCAAGGGCGATATCGACTATGCCGGCATTGCCGCGCAGGTCTATCTCGCCACCGACGCCGCCAAGCTGATGAAGCAAGCAGGACTGACGCCGCCCACGGCAACCACCAAGAGTTTCTCGGTGATGGGCAAAACGTTCGATCCTGCGAAGCCCGAGGATTATCTCGCCAGCTTCAAGATCAGGAAGGCGTCGTGATGAAGCCCGGTTTCGTGTCCCGGATGCGACGCAGCGCGCAGCACGGAGTGCGTAGCGATGCTTCGCTAAGCCGGGACCGCCTCGCACTCGTTGGGTCCCGGTTCAGCAGCGCAGCACTGCGCTGCGCTTCGTGCTGCGCCGCGCCCGGGACACGGATATCGCAACCATGACCTCATCCCTCCGCTTCCGCGCGGCCGTGGTTTCGATCGCGCTGTTCGCGGCGTTCCTCGGCATCTGGCATCTCGCCACCCGTTCGACGGGCGCTGTCGGCAACATGTCGCCGGAATACGCCAAGCTGATGGGGCTGACGGCGACCCAGGGGAAGTCGGCGATGCCGGGTCCATCAGATGTCGGCGCGAAATTGTGGGAGCACCTCAGGCAACCATTCTACGACAACGGCCCGAACGACAAGGGGCTCGGGATCCAGCTCGGCTATTCCATCGCGCGCGTCGGCCTCGGCTACTTTCTCGCCGTCATCGTCGCGATCCCGCTCGGCTTCCTGATCGGCATGTCGCCTTTGATTAGCAAGGCGCTGGATCCGTTCATCCAGGTGCTGAAGCCGATCTCGCCGCTGGCCTGGATGCCGCTGGCGCTCTACACCATCAAGGATTCCTCGATCTCGGCAATCTTCGTGATCTTCATTTGCTCGGTGTGGCCGATGCTGCTCAACACCGCGTTCGGCGTCGCCGCGGTGCGCAAGGAGTGGATCAATGTCGCGCGCACGCTGGAAGTCGGCACTGTCAGGCGGGCCTTCACGGTGATCCTGCCGGCAGCGGCGCCGACGATCCTGACCGGCATGCGGATTTCGATCGGCATCGCCTGGCTCGTGATCGTCGCGGCCGAGATGCTCGTCGGCGGCACCGGCATTGGTTATTTCGTCTGGAACGAGTGGAACAATCTCTCGATCACCAACGTCATCATCGCGATCCTCATGATCGGCATCGTCGGTATGCTGCTCGACCAGATCCTGGCGCGGTTCACGCGCATGGTCACGTTCCCGGAGTGATGGCGATGACCGACAAATTCATTTCCATCGAAGGGATCGCGCGGCGCTATCCGGGCGTGGGTGGCGGCGAGACCACCATCTTCGAGGATCTCTGGCTGTCGATGAAGCGCGGCGAATTCGGCTGCGTGATCGGGCATTCCGGCTGCGGCAAGACCACGGTGCTGAACATTCTGGCCGGTCTCGACGAGCCGAGCGAGGGCGCGGTCATCGTCGACGGACAGGCCATTGAAGGCACGAGCCTTGATCGCGCCGTGATCTTCCAGAGCCATGCGCTGCTGCCCTGGCGCACGGTGCTCGGCAACGTCGCCTATGCCGTGACCTCGAAATGGCGCAACTGGGATCGCGCCAAGGTGAAGGCGCATGCGCAGACGTTCATCGACCTGGTCGGACTGACCGGCTCCGAGCACAAGCGCCCGTCC
This genomic window contains:
- the ntrB gene encoding nitrate ABC transporter permease, with product MTSSLRFRAAVVSIALFAAFLGIWHLATRSTGAVGNMSPEYAKLMGLTATQGKSAMPGPSDVGAKLWEHLRQPFYDNGPNDKGLGIQLGYSIARVGLGYFLAVIVAIPLGFLIGMSPLISKALDPFIQVLKPISPLAWMPLALYTIKDSSISAIFVIFICSVWPMLLNTAFGVAAVRKEWINVARTLEVGTVRRAFTVILPAAAPTILTGMRISIGIAWLVIVAAEMLVGGTGIGYFVWNEWNNLSITNVIIAILMIGIVGMLLDQILARFTRMVTFPE